Proteins encoded within one genomic window of Eurosta solidaginis isolate ZX-2024a chromosome 1, ASM4086904v1, whole genome shotgun sequence:
- the LOC137252754 gene encoding serine-rich adhesin for platelets-like has protein sequence MSVDLNIFSEYPITLPDGGNTNVKPAARSTITTTTTVTTTSTTTTTTTISYTTNANMTSTIAATNIIAVAGQTIDGSNKCNITTKSTIAFAETNMRTKPQTIHTNSLSSSTIAGGNAIVGQQLTPPTQTYDMTDAQGTATVTRNVSEYEDNNNNSNVCALAATSTMSSTLKITRKAPLTTLKPILKCSDNNITTKTNTMTTTSHEQQAIMSPVQCAKLQLNMAAAASALKDNNSSREHVLADMPEEVPILPKKPAPKSPQITTYTPVYTTKTLTPSPSKTYENVQIIDSNTVEAKFDDASFAEQEQTGVADEQETAIIIDNDDNSKEQLDTDTSKFRTESADGTVALLDRTINPQDTPMLANLRAYQRAQAVNLYMEKKVLSNKMEMNELTEVQETNVAEIAVSNNPKDNFSLSEEAHTDRSVQPNMQSSNFDTELNGKQDTSTKADIDEDDETAGEEYTDDDLDEALAEEDNNETTTESSAVHAITNNKLISAIIPEATKELKKTEPTLDSTTKAEEPRTPVLPVLSFDESHYLPMTPKKSDLAQGTNLTLISMHESTNHEEENPYVEMCKNLADEDTKSNYEIMSIDPHFGLTLTTSIANKTKQLQIQTEPVYMELNAASNVIAATSKASDSTHAPTTTTTHKSADDPPPSTAGKSTLKKTKKLTETLKKKTKKSSNERAQCKRKDLPDILKQSQSTMLAHVSDSSDADDESTKHSELKKMRSRTRFSLSDTFRPASYYLGASTPLADCGESSDSEIVAPPPIPASPPSIEVLQIEEIFSADNYDTVKRRDSSAHGSATKINISYEQLPKLHASNTSLNRQQKPEGALKSSRLSLPDQFLKHRHSGTFKQATANAILKQHERTLSDSNYSFQTDNSSNTSSDFDFYNKLKQNSPSYVATPVRYHSNSSLPQKFILNTTTPSTTTTTGGDSSETDSAVEFRHRQGSDSELDRQRSRRPLSEESISEIESLHEKFEETLSHDLDTYLSHLQSNDLYLYQNTVLDAAARVGSTDLLTKLIKPPETFRNKDDEHFYGNIRFVSSTDSLQRLSVDSREHAAAGAGCPTPTSSMPDHLKYYTPIHSRNNSNISDKSAPYYYAELHSSRELLSTPTAVPLNNQRDVHAHGSNIAHIHNPIEANALTNINVGLLADKDQAIDSKNLYKMKTNNEKLSYRAGKILNASELNATGGGSLISSTSEACSYVNQRLKHFHAPTKLSNFQQPNLHHTHTELTPSIRISPAINTTPSTTSSTQTHNPYTAYGTGVGAECSNAKITNMQMQQLSHANNVGNSKNCLQAAPASHVVVQNCASH, from the exons atgagcgttgatctaaacatattctccg AATATCCAATAACCTTGCCAGATGGAGGCAACACAAACGTCAAACCGGCAGCAAGGTCCACGATCACTACCACCACCACAGTTACAACTACCTCTACTacaactactactactactattagTTATACTACAAATGCAAATATGACATCTACTATAGCAGCAACAAATATCATTGCCGTTGCTGGCCAAACAATTGACGGTAGTAATAAATGCAATATAACAACAAAGTCAACAATTGCTTTTGCTGAAACAAATATGCGCACAAAACCACAAACCATACACACAAACTCACTATCATCATCCACAATAGCTGGTGGTAATGCGATAGTGGGGCAACAATTGACACCACCAACACAAACATATGACATGACAGACGCACAAGGAACAGCGACAGTAACGCGCAACGTAAGTGAATATgaagataacaacaacaacagtaatgtCTGTGCTTTAGCCGCAACATCGACAATGTCCTCAACATTGAAAATAACAAGGAAAGCACCACTCACAACACTTAAACCGATACTGAAGTGCAGTGACAACAACATTACGACGAAGACCAACACAATGACTACGACGTCACATGAACAACAAGCAATTATGTCACCAGTACAATGCGCCAAATTGCAATTAAATATGGCAGCAGCAGCATCAGCACTTAAGGATAATAATTCAAGTAGAGAGCATGTTTTGGCTGATATGCCTGAGGAGGTGCCCATATTACCAAAGAAGCCGGCACCAAAATCACCACAAATTACCACATATACACCGGTTTATACAACAAAGACACTCACGCCATCACCCTCGAAGACATATgaaaatgtacaaataattgaTAGCAATACTGTTGAGGCGAAGTTTGACGATGCAAGCTTTGCTGAGCAGGAACAAACTGGGGTTGCTGATGAGCAAGAAACCGCTATAATTATAGATAATGACGACAATAGCAAAGAGCAGCTAGACACAGACACAAGCAAGTTTAGAACCGAAAGTGCCGATGGTACTGTGGCATTGTTAGATAGAACAATAAATCCGCAGGACACACCAATGCTAGCGAACTTACGGGCTTATCAACGCGCACAAGCAGTTAATCTGTACATGGAGAAGAAAGTGCTAAGTAATAAAATGGAAATGAATGAATTAACGGAAGTACAGGAAACGAATGTGGCTGAAATTGCGGTGAGTAACAACCCTAAGGACAATTTCAGTCTTAGTGAAGAAGCGCATACGGACCGGTCCGTGCAACCTAATATGCAAAGCAGCAATTTCGATACTGAACTAAACGGTAAGCAGGATACAAGCACTAAAGCTGATATTGATGAAGATGACGAAACTGCTGGAGAAGAATACACTGATGATGATCTCGACGAAGCTTTGGCTGAGGAAGACAATAACGAAACTACAACAGAAAGCAGTGCGGTACATGCAATAACAAACAACAAACTAATTAGCGCAATAATTCCTGAGGCTACAAAGGAGTTAAAGAAAACTGAGCCAACGTTGGACAGCACAACTAAAGCAGAAGAACCCCGCACGCCTGTGCTGCCTGTGTTAAGTTTCGATGAAAGCCACTACCTACCGATGACACCGAAGAAAAGTGATTTGGCGCAGGGTACTAATTTGACGCTAATCAGCATGCATGAATCAACAAACCACGAAGAAGAGAATCCATATGTGGAAATGTGTAAAAATCTagcagatgaagatacaaaatctAATTATGAAATTATGAGCATCGATCCGCATTTTGGACTAACGCTAACAACTAGCATTgctaacaaaacaaaacaattgcAAATACAAACAGAACCGGTTTATATGGAGTTAAATGCAGCGAGTAACGTTATTGCCGCAACTTCAAAAGCTAGTGATAGCACGCatgcaccaacaacaacaacaacacacaaaAGCGCAGATGACCCACCACCTAGTACAGCTGGCAAGTCCACGTTGAAGAAGACTAAAAAACTTACAGaaactttaaaaaagaaaacaaaaaaatcaagcaACGAACGCGCGCAATGCAAACGCAAAGATCTACCGGATATACTAAAACAATCACAGAGCACAATGTTAGCACATGTTTCAGATAGTTCAGACGCTGACGATGAATCTACAAAACATAGCGAATTGAAAAAAATGCGCTCACGCACACGCTTTAGTCTCTCAGATACTTTTCGTCCGGCCTCTTATTATTTGGGTGCTTCCACGCCTCTCGCCGACTGTGGCGAAAGTTCTGATAGCGAAATCGTTGCGCCACCTCCCATACCAGCATCACCACCATCTATTGAGGTTTTACAAAtagaagaaatattttctgcAGATAATTATGATACCGTAAAGCGACGCGATAGCAGCGCGCATGGGAGCgctacaaaaattaatatttcctaTGAGCAACTACCGAAGTTGCATGCGAGTAATACATCGTTGAATAGGCAGCAGAAACCTGAGGGGGCTTTGAAAAGCAGTAGGCTTTCGTTGCCTGATCAGTTTTTGAAACACCGCCACTCTGGCACATTCAAGCAAGCAACAGCAAACGCAATACTTAAGCAGCACGAACGTACGCTCTCCGATTCGAATTATAGCTTTCAAACTGATAATAGCTCCAACACATCATCCGATTTTGATTTCTATAATAAACTCAAACAAAATTCGCCATCATATGTGGCCACGCCGGTACGTTATCACTCGAATAGCTCGCTGCCACAGAAGTTTATATTGAATACAACAACGCcgtcgacaacaacaacaacaggcggcGATAGCAGTGAAACTGATTCGGCGGTAGAGTTTAGGCATCGTCAAGGCTCCGACTCTGAGTTGGATCGTCAAAGGTCACGTCGTCCGCTCTCTGAAGAGTCAATAAGCGAAATTGAGTCGTTGCATGAGAAATTTGAAGAAACGCTCTCACATGATTTAGACACTTATTTGAGTCATTTGCAGTCGAATGATTTATATTTATATCAAAATACTGTGCTGGATGCAGCAGCGCGTGTAGGTTCAACAGATTTGTTAACTAAACTTATTAAACCACCTGAGACATTTCGTAATAAGGATGATGAGCATTTTTATGGTAATATACGTTTTGTCTCCTCCACCGATTCTTTGCAGCGCTTAAGTGTTGATAGtcgtgagcatgcagccgcaggTGCTGGCTGTCCTACGCCCACCTCGAGCATGCCTGATCACTTGAAGTACTACACACCCATACACAGCCGTAATAATAGCAATATCTCAGACAAATCAGCGCCTTATTATTACGCCGAATTGCATAGCAGTCGCGAGCTACTCAGCACTCCTACAGCAGTGCCTTTGAATAATCAACGCGATGTACATGCGCATGGCTCAAATATTGCGCATATACACAATCCGATTGAGGCTAATGCGCTCACTAACATCAATGTCGGTTTGCTGGCTGATAAGGATCAAGCAATTGATAgcaaaaatttatacaaaatgaAAACGAATAACGAAAAGTTAAGTTATCGCGCGGGAAAAATATTGAATGCTTCCGAGCTTAACGCTACAGGTGGTGGCAGCTTGATCAGTTCAACGTCAGAGGCGTGCAGCTACGTTAATCAGCGTCTCAAACATTTCCATGCGCCAACAAAGTTAAGCAATTTTCAACAACCTAACTTACATCATACACATACCGAACTAACGCCATCAATTCGTATATCACCTGCCATTAATACCACACCATCCACAACGTCATCAACACAAACGCACAACCCATATACTGCATATGGCACTGGTGTTGGTGCTGAGTGCAGTAATGCAAAAATTACAAATATGCAAATGCAGCAACTCAGTCATGCTAACAACGTTggtaatagtaaaaattgtttacaGGCTGCTCCTGCcagtcatgttgttgtt CAAAACTGCGCAAGCCATTGA